In the Drosophila willistoni isolate 14030-0811.24 chromosome 3R, UCI_dwil_1.1, whole genome shotgun sequence genome, TTTGCTGCCAGTTATTTCCGCGGTTGGAGTATTTTGCTGTTCCTGCTGATTTTCTGTTGGCTTTTGTTCTACCTTTAACTCGGACGACAACATCTTTTCTaaataattttacaattttttttttttgatcgcCGATGTTATTAAGTGTTAAGCAACGGCTCCAAACTGGACTCTCAGTATTGTGCAACGACCAACGCAACAGATGTATTGTTGATTACTTATCGTGAGTCACGAGTAGCCTTATACTGGGAATTCTTAACCTTATACTGGGTTTGGCGAGACAAcaaagtttttttgttgttattgtgcTGTTGAGGAGTTGCTTCTGTGGAGTCTTGGGGATTGGTTCGGTTCGGTATAGATAAACggaaaattcattttcaaatcGAACGGAAGAGTGAGAAAGTGTCTAAGACTACATCAACAAATTTCGCGACAAGATTAGCCCATGTCTATGAGTAATCTTTCAGTGGACGGCGAGTTCCGTTACATTGTTCAATGGTTTCATGAGTGGAGCGAACTGCAACGTGATGACTTTGTGTATGTATTGGTGGAATACTTAACAAATGTGGGCgatggcggcggcggtggtggtggtgtctATGTGAATGGCGTTGCAAACTCGTTAGCGTCGTCAGGAGTGCAGGACAAGCCCATGAGTCTTTTTCAGTGCCGCGTAAGTATGACTTAGGTAGCATGATAACATTTCAAAGTCATATTAACGGTGCATTCGTCAACAACAGATTAAGCTGTTTCGTGAATGGAGCCCCAAGTGGCCAATCGAGTTCAAATGCAAACTGCAGGAGAAAATCAACGAAATCGACGCCAATGTGGGGGAAAAGATTATCAATGAGCTAAAGGGGCCGACGGGCCATAGCGGCCACAATGGAGACGTTGCTGTTCATTTACATGTAAATGGAGCAAGCGGAGACAATGAATTGGAAGTTGAACCAGAAATGGAACACACGgtaccagcagcagcagacacAGCAGCTCAGAATCAGGCGTCAGATAATGATAACCATTTAGCAGAGGTATTGCGTCAAGAGACTCCAGTGGATGATGTGGATGCTGGCGCTGATGGCAATGCCGATATAAATGGCCATTATGTCTCGGCCCCGGCTGCAGTGACAACGATTGCGGTGAATGCATCTCCACAATCGCCCGCCCCATCCCCGTCGCCCCCGTCACCGCAGCCGCTTGTCGTTGTTGAACCTGTAGAACAGGTCGAGTCGAATAACGTTACAGTCTCTTCCGAGGTGCCACCAGTGGCATAGAAAAACGAGCATAAAGTAAGAAAGAAAGACTTAATGAGTAGTTAAGAAGTTTTTTGTTAGATATCTGCCATCTCACAATCTTCAAGAATTCCATCAAAAGCATTCCTAGCCATTTAAGTTAAAAGACTTTCGAATAATCCTAATATATAAGATCATtttattatacattttttattcTCAAGCGTACACGGGCAAAATAGCTTACCATAATGTTTTAGTAAGCTATTTCTCTTAACTATAAGAATTTGCAATTTGAAATCTTAAAATATgaatcaaaaataattatttctttattaaaaCTATGCGTATGCTTGTATGCTATAAACTGAATAATTCTATTTGCAATCAAAGATCTTCTTACATCTGGTTTCTCTTTTCGTTTCTTATCGCCTCTAAAATAAGTGTATGTATTGGTTTGCCTTACTTTGTTGTTATTACTCATTTTGCCGGCATCGGTTTTATTCGcagcttttgttttattccCTCACAGCAAGTACAATGACTTGGTAAGTACATTGGGCAATGAGAATAGGTAACTTTACTAAATCATTTGGATCACTGTATTGGAAGTTTTTATGGGactttatatagaaatataattATCAACAAGGCGATTCAAGTAATTTAAATGTCAAAAACTATTAAGGGTGTATACTATTCGGTGTGTACGGGGCTGATTTTTGTTATGGGTTTGCCTAAATTAAGTTTATGGACTGAtaattggtttctttttccatATTCCCTCTTGGTTTTGATTCGCTTTGTCGAAATCGAAatggaaattgaaaaaaatacatactTATGATATGCCTGCATATTGAAccaatttatttcaatttcgtACGTCAACGAAAAACGTTGTGTTGTGCTCGCGGCTCTAAAcggaaacagaaacaaaaatgatACAGATTCAACTGCTGTTTGGGAATATCCTCCTGTGCCTAGTGGGCTTAAGCAGTGAGTAATGCAAATCACTGATTGTGAGACAGGTCTTagcggcaaaaaaaaaaaaataaaaaaacaaaagacttgaGCAACAAACTCGAAGGGGAATCCAATTAAAGAACAGAGACGGCGGACATGGCACTGGGTCAAGGTCAATGACTAGAAATTCCCCGCAGATAAATGTGCTAACATcatgctcaaaagaaaaaaaaacttcaagaAACATAAAATCACAACAAAGCGAAGGGCAACAAACCAAAAGACAGCTGGCCAAAAAGTGAGTGAATAATAATTGCTGGTGTCTGCCATTGGTTGGTCTGCTATTCGTTTCGGAAGGGGTTTGACATTGACCTTGGGTCGGAGTTGGAGGTCTGGTTTGGCCTCAACACTGGGATAATTGTTATCGTTTAATGCCATTTTAGGTGTAAATTCAGTTACCAGCTCCAGAAGCTGCAATTGTATTCGCCTCAAAGATTGCACACAATTCTCCAGTCTCCTTTTGCATCACAGAGCGGAAGAACGCTTGTCAGTATTTGCCCAGGTTCATGAAGCTGCTTGTGGCTTTCAAGGTCTTGACCCCTTAGTCTGTTGTCCTCAAGATGCAGAGCGCATGTTGCGATTCGCCCCGCCAGATAGACCTTGGATTTGGGATAGTTTTGACGATGATAAAGGTCTATCTGATACTGAGAGGGAACTGCATGATTATTGGGATGTCAAGGCTCAACGCAATTGCCCTCAACCTGTCGAACCGGATTTCTTGGATCATCGCTTTGGCTTTCATTATCAAATTGATCATCAGAGTCATCACAAGACACGACCTGTGCCCGAAGACAAGCCAATTGTGTTTCCTGGGGACTTACGTTTTCAAATGGACTTTGATAATGAAGAAGACACAAATGTGACAACACAATCACCCCAGTCGTTGCCTGTATTAATGGAGCGCTCCAATACTCCCAAATGTGGAATCAGTCTGAATAGTCGATTATTGGGAGGCGACGAAGCCATGCCTGGCCAATATCCATGGCTTGCCAGGATTGCTTATCTGAATCGAAGTAAGTAAAAGTAAGCAATAACATATAAGAATTCTAcaacatttgaaatttttattatattgtttccACAAAATTTACTCCACACATAAATGGTTTGGGTATTATTGGGTACGTTTGTGTCTGTGCAATCcctttaacaataaaaaaaaaaaaccaacagatAAAAAAACAggacacaacaaaaaaaaaaaaacatttagaTAGTTCTAGCCCAACTCACTGGCCACAATGGCCATCTTCTTTGTCAGAAAGACACCACAACAGAAGAGCGCGACGGCCCAGCACAGTGACCATGTTGCATTATTCATTTCGAATCCTTTGGGCCCATCTCCGTCATTCCGACTGTTAGGTGGCCTCGTATCCTTGTTAGGTGGCCTCGCATCCTTTGGGTTACTGGAAATGGGAATGGGGTTTGCAGATTTTGCCGAGTTTGCCGATTTAGGACATGTTTGACGGCCACATGGTTCAGGCCCACAAGGCGGACGACGTTGTGGTGCGGCTCCCTGATCATGACCAGTGGGACTATAAGGAGAGGCACATTTGCCTGGAGCTGGTGCATAACTGTAGCCTGTACTCTGCCCTTGCGGTGGTCCAGTCCCTTGACCGAAGTTACTGCCACATGTTTGTTTTCGATATCCACCGGCTGCATCTGCACCATATGGAGAGTTGTACGgagttttttctttattgctACAGGGACAGGCAGCTTTATTCATTTTTCTGAAAAGTCAGaaaattaagaattttacTATCCCAATTGGATAAGAGTTTTTCGTTTAAATTCAGGTAGTAATCGTGTTGGCTATCGCTGTTCCGGATCCCTAATCTCTGAGAGTTTCATTGTGACAGCTGCCCATTGTGTGATTAATTTGGTCAGTGACCTACAACTGTAAGTTTACTTTCTTTTACCCATACCCATCATCTATGTATCCACATTTCTTACTGACTCTTTTGCCCAAGCTCTCACGTTAGACTGGCAGATGCAGACAATATATTTGCCATTAGCCAAGTTTTAGTCCATCCGAACTATGACCAAccaaaatatgcaaatgatATAGCTCTTTTACGGCTCAACAGCACGGCGGGTAAGTAAATtgtaatattataaataatttcttAAGTAAATTGTGTGCTTGTAGGCAATTTTACACCCATCTGCTTACCTACAAACAGCTCGGCTGGACCTGCTGATAGGCTGATTGGACAATTGGGCGTGGCAGCTGGATGGAGCTCTTCAAATCCAGAAAGTGAGTTGAGTATTTAGGAAATGATAGATAATTGTATGACAGACTGTGTGTAGAAGAGATATAACTGGAAATGTAAAGCAAGCTGAGATTTATTTCCCTTTCTCAATTAATTGGCAGGCAACAGCTCAAACAACTCCAGCACTGTCCGATTTTTACGATTGCCCATAGTGAATACGACCAGCTGTGCTCGGGCCTATGCCAAGCTAAGTGAAAACTTCCAACAACCGATTGTCATAACCAACAGTCATCTCTGTGCCCAGGGTCAGGCGATGAATGACGTTTGTCGCGGAGATAGTGGCGGACCCTTTATGGATGATGGCTCTTCTGGATTATTTGCCAACAATGGACAATACACATTAATGGGTATAGTTGCCTTTGGGCCAACATTATGCGGCGTTACTACCATTCCAGGTGTTTATACGCTGGTAAGCAGCTTTGTTGACTGGATTATAATCAATatcagcaatagcaacagcgGGAACAACTCCATGCCTGATTCTTAAACGACAGAGTAATGTTCAGGAACACTTTTCCAAAAGCCAAAGTCTAGCATAAAGATGCCTTATCTTTCcaataaaaaactaataattaaCTATAGGATAAGTAACACCCCAGAGGCAAACTTCGGTGCCGCGAACTCAATATACCCTTGCTGTATGGACAGTGGAATAGGTCATAGATTAATACCACAGTGGCAGATCTAGGGATGATAAATGGGTAAGTAAGTCAGCAATAGCCAGTTGAAGAATTTTTAAACCAATAAAATACATTTCATCCCTAGATCGGCCTTTgattaacaacaatacaaatcAAGCTACGGTTTTATAAATTGTTcctataaagaaaaaaaatatagaaatacatatgtacatatgtaaaccAAATAAGGTAGAAATGTTTAGTTACGGATCCAGAGATCGAAATTGTAAGTTAATTGTTTACAAGATTTCATATTCGGACTTCAAAGAGTTACAAAAAACATGCAAAAATTGGaatacttttttaaaaaagtgtATGCAAAAATTCCGTTAATAAGTTTCTGTGCAATTAAGAGAGCCCGAAGCTTTTTGGCCTAAGCTCTAGGTTGGTTGGTCTCTTGAAGCCTCGCTTtggttctctctctctccctctctttctctgacTTCTCATCAGTGTTTAACGGAAATTCCGTTTTAGTCATCGTATTCACCTTATCTGTTTAAGATCGGCAGAGATTTTATTGCAGTGTTTATTTTGATAGCTTCTTCTCTCTATAAGGTTGAGTATTACAAAGTGAAAACTACTGGACGACGCCTTGAGCGAGGACTATCAAGTGAATTAAGagattataattttaaaaagcaATAAATATGACAAAACTAGTCATATTCGTTATATTTGCGGGACTTTTTGTAAATTTGGCTACAGGTCGTAAGTACCTACATAGACAAAGTTGTTGTAGTAGAAACTCATGTTCTCGCCAAGATTTGATAAAATCATAAATCAGAGAAAACCAGTTTCTTCAATAACTTTatacatttttagtttttttcatatatttacatatacgtATGTGCAAATATGTGAGagtaaacaaaagcaaaaaataacgTCTTGGTTTTCAATGAACCCCCAATCGTGTCATAGAATTCTATTTCCCCAACGAGGCGGCACAAGTGCCTAACTATGGTCGTTGTGTGACCCCAAATCGGGAACGTGCCCTCTGCATTCATTTGGAAGATTGCAAATATCTTTACGGGATTCTGACTTCTACGCCATTGAGAGATGAAGATAAGTTGTACCTTAGTCGCAGTCAATGTGGCTATTTCAAAGGCAAAGTGCTGATATGCTGTCCAGATCGTTACCGGGACAGCACTCCCGCTAATATGCAACCTATAAAGCCGAATATAACCAGCAACGGGCTGTTACCTCTGCCAGGTCAATGCGGAAACCTGCTTTCAAATCGCATATACGGTGGTGTTAAAACCAAAATTGATGAGTTTCCTTGGATGGCCTTGGTGGAATATACCAAAGGTAAATAAATAACATGGCGTTAATCCTGAAATTcgttcatttaatttatttgaatttcagCTGCCGGCAATAAAGGACATCATTGTGGCGGGTCTTTAATAAGCACTCGTTACGTGGTTACCGCTTCGCATTGTGTCAATGGCAAGAGTTTGCCGGCGGACTGGCGTCTAACTGGCGTACGTTTGGGTGAATGGGACACATTAACCAATCCGGATTGCGAGGTTGATGTGCGTGGCATGAAGGATTGTGCTCCGCCACACATGGATGTGCCTGTGGAGCGCACTATTCCACATCCGGCATACGATCCCAACTCTAAGAATCAGGTCAATGACATTGCTTTGCTTCGCTTGGATCGACAGGTGGAATACACAGATTTCATTCGCCCCATCTGCTTGCCATTAAATACGAATTTGCGTTCAGCCACATTTGATGGAATAAGTATGGACGTGGCTGGTTGGGGAAAGACGGAAGAATTGTCGGCTAGTAATCTAAAACTGAAGACAACAGTTGAGGGTCTTAAACTGGATGATTGCCAGTCTGTTTACAATCGACAAAATATATTGCTAGAGAGTTCGCAGATGTGTGCAGGTGGCAAGGAAGGCATCGACTCGTGTCGTGGTGATTCAGGTGGACCGCTTATAGGTCTCGATACGAACAAGGTGAACACCTATTACTTTTTGGCGGGAGTAGTGTCGTTTGGACCCACGCCCTGTGGTTTGGCTGGTTGGCCTGGGGTGTATACGATGGTAGGAAAATATGTTGACTGGATCCAAAATACAATTGAGGCTTAGAATTCTTATTTATAAATGTACTATTCgtgtaaataaaaatagacTACTTTcgaatttcatattttttgtcGCGGCAAACATGAAAACAGAGTTGCCATACCCTTGTTTAAACTTACGTAAGGCGCTGCCACCCGATCACATTTTAATGGCATGTTGAAGATAATAGAAAGATGTTGAAAAGTATTAGTCAATTACAAGTCCATTTTAATCTACTGAAAAGTGCAACCAGCTTGCAGCAACAAGTTCGGGTAAGTCCTGTTTGTCCAGTCTCATGAACTTTGTTCATGCCAGCCTTTTTCCTTCCAGACCACATTCATATTAAAGCGCAAATATGACCCGCTGTTACACAAAACCAACGAAAACCCACGGCGTATGCGTGCTAAAAACTTCATATACGAGCTCGTGGAGGACACCCAGGTGAAAAAACGGCCCAACATGGAGGTTGTACTTAAGACATTCGTCGAGGGTGTAGGTGATAAGGGCGATGTCGTGTCTCTAAAGCCGAATTTTGTCTATAACAAACTCCTGCTGCCGGGATTAGCCGCCTACAAGACGCCCGAGAACATTGAAAAGTATGCCAAAACAGAGGCCGAGAAGTCAACTGTGCAGCATAGCTCCGCCTATGCTCAGCGTACAGTTAACATGCTGGAGTCCATTGTGCTAGCTGTGGTAATGAACAAGGATCAACCTTGGGTAATCGAGCCATGGCACATTAAGGCTTCACTGCGCAAGGCCGGCTTTCATTGCAAAGACGAGTGCATAACTTTGCCCAATGAACGTATTGAGGGACCCGATTTAAAAAAGGAAGGCAAAGATTTCTATTGCACCATTACAATTAACAAACTCGAGCAAGCGAAGCTCAAATGCCGGTTACACCATTGGAGCACAGACCCAAGCGAACGGTTACCTTATGTACTGGAACATTGGAAAATCCCGTCAGAACCACTACTTGGCGTCAACCTGCCGTCAgagaaaaatgtttgaataaattaatGTGTGGCTTAAGGAAATGTTTCAACTTTATTTGTGTACATATTTTGCACAGCACAGACAACGGattatttttccaataatGTGTGCTATGATGAATACTTAAATGCTACTTTTATAAGAGAAAAATCAATCGACCAATCTAATTAACAGATTTCAGTTCCACATCGAAAACTAGTGTAGAGTTTGGCGGAATTTTGGGCGGAGCACCGCGACCACCATAGGCCATGTGTGGTGGGCATGTAATGCGACGTTTGCCGCCCACTTTCATGCCAACTACTCCCACGTCCCATCCTTTGATAACTTCACCAGCACCAATGGCAAATTTGAAGCCTTTGCCCTGCAGAAGGCTGTCAAAGGTCTTGTTGTTGGATTGCAGCCTTCCATTGTAGTATACGGCCACACGTTTTCCAGCCTTTGCTTCTTCGCCTTTACCGGCAGTCAGGTCAAGAATCTTTACGCCACCGGTAACAGTACGTTCACCTCCGCTTGCTTGCTGTTTAGTGTTCTCCTTTTTGCTGGGCTctgcttctttttttcccTTTGCTggcttttgttgctgctgtttggGCTGCTCGTTCTTGGATACGCCATTTTGCTTCTTGGCATTGGCGTTAGCTGTGGGCGACAATTTAGCAACCTTTGCTTTGGGTTCTGCAGCCGCTTCCTCATCGTCtgattcttcttcttcatcggAATCATCctcttcttcatcatcatctgatTCTTGTTCCTCCTCATCAtcctcgtcatcatcatcatcgtcctGGCCATTTTCAAACTCCGCTAGAAGTTGGCTATCATCAACgtcttcttcatcatcatcatcatcttcctcctcctcctcctcatcatcatcccCATCTAAATCAGCACCTTTGCTCCCCTTGACAGCATTTGCCAATTGTTCAATGGTAAAGTCGTCGTCATTTTCATCTTCGGAATCAACATCATCATGCATATAGCCCAATAGTGAAACTTGAGCATCTCCTGCAAAGCAATGTAAAAAAAACGTGTTAACACATGGTGAACGCATTTCCaactacaaacacacataccAGTTGACTGGAAAATAATTTGATCTCCCTTGCTGAAATTAAGGTCCAACTGCACCTGGGGTATAGCCTTGTTAACTGTTGCCACAGTATACTTTTGCTTTTCGGCCGTTAGATAAAGCTTGGCCTCCTCCCCCTTGTCGATAGCAACGCTTGAAATGTGGAAAGATTTCCCAATAGTTTGGGAGTACTTCCTATTGGGTTTTAACACTAAACCTGTTGATGATTAAATCAAAAgcaataaacaattttatcaAAAGACTCAAATGAAGTCTCAGCCTCACGCGGTCCTGCCGCCGTGCCGGTGCCGCTAGCACGTGGCAATCGTAAGAGACCGGAATTCCAGTAAAGCAGTATAAGTATGCATCTTAACTACAGACTAATACATAAAGTATAATATTGCTGCTTACCCCAGAACATTGACATGCTGATAAATGCttttatttaaagtaaaatgcacaaaacacaaaatataaGAAACCTCAACAGGTAAGGAAAGTGACGCCGAATCAAAGTTGCAGACAGAGTGTTCGCGCGGTAGGGTTGCAAAACAATGGTTTTGGGCCATTGCTCCGATATTTCGATTACATGTGTAAAATAGTGTCAATGCGGCTGCAATAATAATGGCAAGGCAATAACAGCGGTAAATACGCTTTCTGCTCATTTTCGCTCTTTTCGAGACGAACGCGATTTAAAAACGCGTGAGTAAACCGCTCGAACATGTGAGTAAAACGCGCGAAAGACATTGCGGAGAAATTGTGCACTGGAAACCCCCGAAATGTAagtaaaaaaatgtttaaattaagTTAATTGATTTCAAgttaagttttttaagttaattGATTTTCTAACTGCAGTGCAGCTATTGAATCTAAATAAGGCACCCTGTACGCCCATCAAAAGCAAAGTTTGGAGCAGCAAGCGGCTCTAGAAGAGGCTCGATGCTAGTAACTCTGAAGATTTGGTCAGCGATAAAACACAGGTTCGGGATGTTTCTACATCAATGGGTCCACCACCTACAGCTCTCCAACAGGAACCGAAACGTATTTCGTCCCGTTCACGCATACGACGTCAAAACCCACCCACAGTAAGCTCAATTAACTCACATTTCACTATTTCAGACCAAAGAACTGGAAAACTATTTGGCTCTTGAGAAAACCATGCAAGACGTATCAAGTCACGAAGCACTTCCAAGCGGAACCTTTATACCAAAGGGGAATCAGAGACTGAAGAGTAGTCTTCATCCCCAGAAAAGCAAAGAAGAACGAGTGTCAGATGTAGAGACGCTATGTCAGGGCCTGAAAGCGACGAAGATGCGGGCATTATTACTACTGTAGAGACAAATCCACAAACAAGACGGTCCGCGAAGAAGAAACAGTACCAATACTTCAAAACAGAACCGTCGAAGCTGACAGAGATGAACCTGCTGATGCTAGTGAAGCAGTTGCTCCTCCACCAGACtccaatgatgatgatgacgtcGATGAAGAATTGGGGGACATAACAAGTGAACATGAGCAAAACGAAGCTTACTCTCCACAAGAGATATCTGCACCCCATTCGAGAAGCCTTaatcaatataataataatttaagccaacaaaaagaaaatatggCGACGGCGACCCACACCTCCTGTCTATCTAAGTCATCACAAAACGAGGATCCGGAAATAGAAGATTTACCTGACAGCGAACATGAAAATGTCCAACATgtctattttttatttatttattttattttttaagtgaGTCACCATTCAATTTCAGATTCCACAGTCGGCGCACATTCCATCTGAAAGAGCTGAAAACGCTGCATATAAATTTTGATACACAAGAGAACTGCTATCAGATTGCCTTGCGTATCTTGCCTGCGCATGGTGGTGGCGGAGGCGGTGGAGCAACTCCCAAGCCAAAGACCGTGCCGTTATTGTCAGACTGGACAAGGAAACCGTCGTTCAGGAATGGAAATTTAAACGTATCACCGATCAGTGCCAATTGCATCTCAATGGACACATTGAGTGTGCCTATAAGCTGGCCAATCAATTTGGGATTAACCACTTCCAATACAAACAATCTAAAACCAGAATTTTGGTCTCATTTGGCCAAGACCATACAGTCGGTTTCGATCGTCAGTAACAAAAGGTAAAGTAAAACTGTTTCGTTTCTGTTTCATAAGCACTAACAGCTATTATTAATAGGTGATTTAATTACAAAGTGGACTAATTTAACTACAATGTCAAATAACAAAGAAATGAAGACCATGAAATACTGAAAAATTACTCGACTTTCTTCAGATTTCAAACCAGAATAACAACGACTCATGGCAAGAGAACCCTAAAAATGAAGtacaacaaaatgcaaaagctttacaaaaacaattaaagaatACTTCCAATAAACATAATGAATCTTCAGAAGAAGGTAACATTGTTGACAATGAGGACGATGATgtggaaatgaaaaaaaaaaaaacccaaaaagggGATGATAAACCCCAATGTTATCATTATGGAATGGCGATTGCCAATGTTAAGTCGAAGATGCTGTCGACTAACGATTCATTGGCCGAACTGGCTCGCCAAACGCCTAACTTTGTGCCCTACGAAATGTTCAATCCACGTGACCAGAACGAGGAAATGGTCATTCTGTATACTTTCCTAACAAAAGGCATTGACTCTGAGGACATCAAGTATATTAAGATGAGCTACATGGATCATTTGCAAAAGGAGCCATATGCGTAAGtacaaattttgaatatttccACCAACTTTGTAATTCTCATATCGTATGTTTCCAGCATGTTCTTGAATAACACCCATTGGGTGGATCATTGCACAACGGATCGAGCATTTTGGCCACCGCCACCGAAAAAACGCAGGAAAGATGATGAATTAATGCGGCATAAAACGGGTTGTGCTCGCACTGAGGGCTACTACAAGTTAGACGTGCGAGAGAAGGCCAAACACAAGTACCATCATACCAAGGCCAATGCCGATGATGTGCAAAATGAAGATCGATGCGACGAGCCGACGGCGCTAACGAATCATCATCACAATAAGCTAATATCGAAAATGCAAGGCATTTCGCGGGAGGCGCGCTCAAATCAGCGACGACAGCTCACAGCTTTTGGCTCAATGGGCGAGTCTGAGCtacttaaatttaatcaaCTCAAATTTCGAAAGAAACAACTGAAATTTGCCAAATCAGCTATCCACGATTGGGGATTATTTGCTATGGAGCCCATAGCAGCCGATGAGATGGCCATTGAATACGTTGGACAAATGATACGACCAGTTGTGGCCGATTTAAGAGAGACCAAATATGAAGCGATTGGAATTGGCAGCTCTTATCTATTCCGCATTGATATGGAAACGATTATCGATGCCACGAAATGTGGAAATCTCGAACGATTCATAAACCACAGTTGTAATGTGAgtataaattagttttttgtattactaaaaaatttccaaaatcATTAGCATAGAGTCGGAGAAGAAAATCGTAATATATTCAAAGCAACCCATCGGTGTGAATGAGGAAATTACATATGATTACAAGTTCCCATTGGAGGACGAA is a window encoding:
- the LOC6646955 gene encoding uncharacterized protein LOC6646955 produces the protein MSMSNLSVDGEFRYIVQWFHEWSELQRDDFVYVLVEYLTNVGDGGGGGGGVYVNGVANSLASSGVQDKPMSLFQCRIKLFREWSPKWPIEFKCKLQEKINEIDANVGEKIINELKGPTGHSGHNGDVAVHLHVNGASGDNELEVEPEMEHTVPAAADTAAQNQASDNDNHLAEVLRQETPVDDVDAGADGNADINGHYVSAPAAVTTIAVNASPQSPAPSPSPPSPQPLVVVEPVEQVESNNVTVSSEVPPVA
- the LOC6646954 gene encoding CLIP domain-containing serine protease 14D, which encodes LLSFNAILGVNSVTSSRSCNCIRLKDCTQFSSLLLHHRAEERLSVFAQVHEAACGFQGLDPLVCCPQDAERMLRFAPPDRPWIWDSFDDDKGLSDTERELHDYWDVKAQRNCPQPVEPDFLDHRFGFHYQIDHQSHHKTRPVPEDKPIVFPGDLRFQMDFDNEEDTNVTTQSPQSLPVLMERSNTPKCGISLNSRLLGGDEAMPGQYPWLARIAYLNRSSNRVGYRCSGSLISESFIVTAAHCVINLVSDLQLSHVRLADADNIFAISQVLVHPNYDQPKYANDIALLRLNSTAGNFTPICLPTNSSAGPADRLIGQLGVAAGWSSSNPESNSSNNSSTVRFLRLPIVNTTSCARAYAKLSENFQQPIVITNSHLCAQGQAMNDVCRGDSGGPFMDDGSSGLFANNGQYTLMGIVAFGPTLCGVTTIPGVYTLVSSFVDWIIINISNSNSGNNSMPDS
- the LOC111519233 gene encoding uncharacterized protein LOC111519233, translated to MVQMQPVDIENKHVAVTSVKGLDHRKGRVQATVMHQLQANVPLLIVPLVMIREPHHNVVRLVGLNHVAVKHVLNRQTRQNLQTPFPFPVTQRMRGHLTRIRGHLTVGMTEMGPKDSK
- the LOC6646953 gene encoding serine protease easter, with the translated sequence MTKLVIFVIFAGLFVNLATGQFYFPNEAAQVPNYGRCVTPNRERALCIHLEDCKYLYGILTSTPLRDEDKLYLSRSQCGYFKGKVLICCPDRYRDSTPANMQPIKPNITSNGLLPLPGQCGNLLSNRIYGGVKTKIDEFPWMALVEYTKAAGNKGHHCGGSLISTRYVVTASHCVNGKSLPADWRLTGVRLGEWDTLTNPDCEVDVRGMKDCAPPHMDVPVERTIPHPAYDPNSKNQVNDIALLRLDRQVEYTDFIRPICLPLNTNLRSATFDGISMDVAGWGKTEELSASNLKLKTTVEGLKLDDCQSVYNRQNILLESSQMCAGGKEGIDSCRGDSGGPLIGLDTNKVNTYYFLAGVVSFGPTPCGLAGWPGVYTMVGKYVDWIQNTIEA
- the LOC6647479 gene encoding 39S ribosomal protein L9, mitochondrial, with protein sequence MLKSISQLQVHFNLLKSATSLQQQVRTTFILKRKYDPLLHKTNENPRRMRAKNFIYELVEDTQVKKRPNMEVVLKTFVEGVGDKGDVVSLKPNFVYNKLLLPGLAAYKTPENIEKYAKTEAEKSTVQHSSAYAQRTVNMLESIVLAVVMNKDQPWVIEPWHIKASLRKAGFHCKDECITLPNERIEGPDLKKEGKDFYCTITINKLEQAKLKCRLHHWSTDPSERLPYVLEHWKIPSEPLLGVNLPSEKNV
- the LOC6647478 gene encoding 39 kDa FK506-binding nuclear protein, giving the protein MSMFWGLVLKPNRKYSQTIGKSFHISSVAIDKGEEAKLYLTAEKQKYTVATVNKAIPQVQLDLNFSKGDQIIFQSTGDAQVSLLGYMHDDVDSEDENDDDFTIEQLANAVKGSKGADLDGDDDEEEEEEDDDDDEEDVDDSQLLAEFENGQDDDDDDEDDEEEQESDDDEEEDDSDEEEESDDEEAAAEPKAKVAKLSPTANANAKKQNGVSKNEQPKQQQQKPAKGKKEAEPSKKENTKQQASGGERTVTGGVKILDLTAGKGEEAKAGKRVAVYYNGRLQSNNKTFDSLLQGKGFKFAIGAGEVIKGWDVGVVGMKVGGKRRITCPPHMAYGGRGAPPKIPPNSTLVFDVELKSVN
- the LOC111519206 gene encoding histone-lysine N-methyltransferase SETD1-like codes for the protein MKKKKTQKGDDKPQCYHYGMAIANVKSKMLSTNDSLAELARQTPNFVPYEMFNPRDQNEEMVILYTFLTKGIDSEDIKYIKMSYMDHLQKEPYAMFLNNTHWVDHCTTDRAFWPPPPKKRRKDDELMRHKTGCARTEGYYKLDVREKAKHKYHHTKANADDVQNEDRCDEPTALTNHHHNKLISKMQGISREARSNQRRQLTAFGSMGESELLKFNQLKFRKKQLKFAKSAIHDWGLFAMEPIAADEMAIEYVGQMIRPVVADLRETKYEAIGIGSSYLFRIDMETIIDATKCGNLERFINHSCNHRVGEENRNIFKATHRCE